A single region of the Prevotella sp. HUN102 genome encodes:
- a CDS encoding S41 family peptidase, which translates to MKKILTTVLLGLSLSAAAEENPLWMRFSAISPDGKTIAFSYKGDIFTVPSGGGTARQLTTNPAYDAYPVWSRDGQKIAFASSREGSLDIYLMGKDGGVPKRLTTDSGDELPMAFSNDGNILFSAVKMPTAQSILFASNSFPQTYEVSVEGGRAKMVSAMPMLDVSVNASGDMLYHDQKGYEDKFRKHHRSPIARDIWLYRKGQYRKLTDFNGEDRTPVWSNNADTYYYLSEEDGTFNIYKRNIDGSGKTQLTHHKNNPVRFLTAADNGLLCYGYDGEIYTVRDGGQPQKVNISITTDRIDQTLDRQILTSGATEIKVSPSGKEIAFVLHGDIYVTSTDYRTTKQITDTPEQERDIDFAPDGKGIVYGSERKGLWQIYQTKIKNAGEKNFTYATELVEEQLTKTDKTSQMPKYSPDGKKIAFYEDRAALKVLDLASRNVVSVTDGKDLYSYQDGDIWFSWSPDSRWLLVPYMGNAGWNNPDISLVDASGKQKPYNLTQSGYSDGYAKWALGGKAMLYFSDRAGYRSHGSWGAETDAYLMFFDLDAYDRFRMTKEEKELADAAEKDKKKNEEETKAKDSKKKKTDGKKKDEVKPLQFDLENCRDRIVRLTVNSSRLGDALLSPKGDTLYYQTSFEGGYDLWKRDLKEDKTEIVLKDIGSGSLEADKAFKNIFLCARRNIKKVDLGKNAISNVDFEARFNYKPYEERAYIFDHIWQQVADKFYVEDIHGVDWAGYRTTYERFLPYINNNYDFRDMLGELLGELNASHTGARFNPDGPSLNTAALGLFLDQSHTGDGLKIEEVIKRGPFAVKKTGVEAGCIIEKIDGEQILKDKDYNYLLDGKAGKPIRVSVFNPNTKKRFDVTVKAISKSQEQELLYKRWVDRNRAFVDSISGGRVAYVHVKGMNSPSFRTVYSDLLSAENRAKDAVIVDERHNGGGWLHDDLCTLLSGREYQKFIPHGKFIGTDPFNKWNKPSCVMICEDDYSNGQGFPQIYKYLGIGKLIGAPVAGTMTAVWWETLINGMIFGIPQVGCQDMNGNFAENQQLNPDIEVYNTPEDYLKGYDRQLERAVREMMKK; encoded by the coding sequence ATGAAAAAAATACTGACAACAGTTTTACTTGGACTTTCGCTGTCGGCTGCTGCCGAGGAAAATCCATTGTGGATGCGCTTCAGTGCCATCTCTCCCGACGGAAAAACGATCGCCTTTTCCTACAAGGGCGACATCTTCACGGTGCCGTCCGGCGGTGGAACTGCACGACAATTAACCACCAATCCCGCCTACGACGCCTATCCGGTATGGAGCAGGGACGGACAGAAAATCGCCTTTGCCTCATCGCGCGAAGGCAGTCTGGACATCTACCTGATGGGAAAGGACGGGGGAGTGCCCAAACGATTGACCACCGACAGCGGCGACGAGCTGCCTATGGCCTTCTCCAATGACGGAAATATATTGTTTTCTGCCGTGAAGATGCCCACGGCGCAGTCCATCCTTTTCGCCTCAAACTCCTTCCCGCAGACCTATGAAGTGAGCGTGGAAGGCGGTCGTGCAAAGATGGTTTCGGCGATGCCTATGCTCGACGTGAGCGTCAATGCTTCGGGCGATATGCTCTATCACGACCAAAAGGGTTATGAAGACAAGTTCAGAAAGCACCACCGTTCGCCCATTGCACGCGACATCTGGCTCTACCGGAAAGGGCAGTACAGAAAACTTACCGACTTCAACGGCGAGGACCGCACGCCGGTTTGGAGCAACAATGCCGATACCTATTACTACCTGAGCGAGGAAGACGGCACTTTCAACATATATAAACGCAACATAGACGGCAGCGGCAAGACGCAGCTTACCCATCACAAGAACAACCCCGTGCGCTTCCTGACTGCTGCCGACAATGGACTGCTGTGCTACGGCTACGACGGAGAGATTTACACCGTGCGCGACGGCGGGCAGCCTCAAAAGGTGAACATCAGCATCACGACCGACCGGATAGATCAGACGCTCGACCGACAGATCCTCACTTCGGGCGCAACGGAAATCAAGGTGTCGCCAAGCGGCAAGGAAATAGCCTTCGTACTCCACGGCGATATATATGTTACTTCGACCGACTACCGTACCACCAAGCAGATAACCGACACCCCCGAGCAGGAACGCGACATAGATTTCGCACCCGACGGAAAGGGCATCGTCTACGGTTCGGAGCGCAAAGGTCTGTGGCAGATATATCAGACGAAAATCAAGAATGCCGGCGAAAAGAACTTTACTTACGCTACCGAACTCGTGGAAGAACAGCTTACCAAGACCGACAAGACTTCGCAGATGCCGAAATACAGTCCCGACGGCAAGAAGATAGCATTCTATGAAGACCGTGCCGCACTCAAGGTACTGGATCTTGCGAGCAGGAATGTGGTTTCCGTTACCGACGGCAAAGACCTTTATTCCTATCAGGATGGCGACATTTGGTTCTCGTGGAGTCCCGACAGCCGTTGGCTGCTCGTGCCCTATATGGGAAATGCCGGTTGGAACAATCCCGATATATCCCTCGTTGATGCTTCGGGAAAGCAGAAACCTTACAATCTTACCCAGAGCGGATACAGCGACGGCTATGCCAAATGGGCACTCGGAGGCAAGGCTATGCTCTACTTCAGCGACCGTGCAGGCTATCGCAGCCACGGAAGCTGGGGTGCCGAGACCGATGCCTACCTGATGTTCTTCGATTTGGACGCCTACGACAGATTCCGTATGACGAAGGAGGAGAAGGAACTGGCAGATGCTGCCGAGAAGGATAAGAAAAAAAACGAAGAGGAAACCAAGGCAAAGGACAGCAAGAAGAAAAAGACCGACGGCAAGAAGAAGGATGAAGTGAAGCCGTTGCAATTCGATTTGGAGAACTGTCGCGACAGAATTGTGCGCCTCACGGTAAACTCTTCGCGTTTGGGCGATGCCCTTTTGAGTCCGAAAGGCGACACGCTCTACTATCAGACTTCCTTTGAAGGAGGCTACGACTTGTGGAAACGCGACCTGAAGGAAGACAAGACGGAAATCGTGCTGAAGGATATTGGCAGTGGCTCGCTCGAGGCCGACAAGGCATTCAAGAACATCTTCCTCTGCGCACGACGCAACATTAAGAAAGTGGACTTGGGCAAGAACGCCATCAGCAACGTAGACTTCGAGGCTCGTTTCAACTACAAGCCCTACGAGGAGCGTGCCTATATCTTCGATCACATCTGGCAGCAGGTGGCAGACAAGTTCTATGTGGAGGATATTCACGGAGTGGACTGGGCAGGCTATCGCACCACTTACGAACGGTTCCTACCTTATATAAACAACAACTACGACTTCCGCGATATGCTCGGCGAACTGCTCGGTGAGCTGAACGCCTCTCACACGGGTGCCCGCTTCAATCCCGACGGTCCCAGTCTGAACACGGCGGCACTCGGCCTGTTCCTCGATCAGAGCCATACGGGCGACGGATTGAAGATAGAAGAAGTTATAAAGCGCGGACCTTTCGCCGTGAAGAAGACCGGCGTTGAGGCTGGTTGCATCATCGAAAAGATTGATGGTGAGCAGATTCTCAAGGACAAGGACTACAACTATCTTCTTGACGGCAAGGCAGGCAAGCCCATCCGTGTTTCCGTTTTCAATCCGAATACGAAGAAACGCTTCGACGTTACCGTCAAGGCCATCAGCAAGAGTCAGGAACAGGAGCTGCTCTACAAACGATGGGTAGACCGTAACCGTGCTTTCGTAGACAGCATTTCCGGCGGCCGTGTGGCTTATGTTCACGTAAAGGGAATGAACAGTCCGAGCTTCCGTACCGTTTACAGCGATTTGCTCAGTGCCGAAAACCGTGCGAAGGATGCCGTTATCGTGGACGAACGCCACAATGGTGGTGGATGGTTGCACGACGATCTCTGCACACTCTTGAGCGGCAGAGAATACCAGAAGTTCATTCCTCACGGAAAATTCATCGGTACGGACCCCTTCAACAAATGGAACAAGCCTTCGTGCGTGATGATTTGCGAGGACGATTACAGCAACGGACAGGGATTCCCGCAGATCTACAAGTATCTCGGAATCGGAAAGCTCATCGGTGCGCCGGTTGCCGGAACGATGACTGCCGTATGGTGGGAAACGCTCATCAACGGAATGATATTCGGTATTCCGCAGGTGGGCTGCCAGGATATGAACGGTAACTTTGCAGAAAACCAACAGCTCAATCCCGACATCGAAGTCTACAACACCCCCGAAGACTATTTGAAAGGCTACGACCGACAACTGGAAAGAGCCGTAAGGGAAATGATGAAGAAGTAG